DNA from Branchiostoma lanceolatum isolate klBraLanc5 chromosome 9, klBraLanc5.hap2, whole genome shotgun sequence:
AGTGACAAGTGTTTAAGGACCACACAAAAATACCTTGATGGTACCGTGCGTTCTACAGACATCATCATggcatagcctccaccaggccttcctacgggggtatggatcatGATCCGTCAAGTTTGAACCTCTCATGCCACCCTGAACTCTTGACTCGCCCATCCTGGGGCATACGTAGCTTGAACAATGGGTTTTGTTTACCGTCGTGAGCGTAAAAGCATTGACTTTCTTACTAGTCTGACATATAAATCGATCATACACAGCTGTGTATCTACCAAATTTCCTCGCATCTTACTTTGAAAACCATTTTGTCGTGAGAAAAGTAGAGTTTCAGATCTTCATATTCTTTTCGCGAATCCTCAGATCTAAGTGTACTAACGTTAATACATATAGGTCTGGAGCGGGATTTTTCCAGTACGCTCCACAACTTACCAAAGTACCATATACTAGTAGCATGAATTATACTATTTCTgacaaaaatatgtatttctGAAGCACATAATTTTCCTTTTGGAAATAACCGTTCAATACCATCTCCCCATTTCCCCCTTTCTATCCGCACTTAACGACAAAACAAAAGTAAGACAGGCGCATGCTCACATCTTTTTAGGGCACAGTCACATTCGTCGATCGTACGAAATGTTTACGACAGACAACTCAGAGCATTCTTGGGACAGTCTTGAATgcgtcgtacaaaattcagctattTTGTGACGGAAAATATTACCGTAGATCCCTGTCGGTTCACTTGGTTAGTTCTGTATAGTCTCACTGAATATCctaccacacacaaaaaaggaatcGTACGACTGGTGTAGCTGCGCCTTTTGAAACAGCTTTCCTACTACATCAAGTATTCCGCTCACGTTTGTCCGACATTAGTATAAGTTGTTTAACGACCAATTTGTTATGCTTTGACTCTCATGTACAAAAGACTGCTGACTCAAAATGCGACCGTTGTCCTTGAATGAACTCTGTGCTTGGGTGTATAGAAGGTGAATGCCGTGTCTTAAAAGTGAAGGCAGTGATTGTTAAGACTCCTTTAATGAATGAAACGACCAGGCATTGGACAAATAGCGAGGGACTAGGCTAAGCGGTAGTCAATTATGAAATACACACGCTAATAATTGCCTGACTGAGTACACCGAACAGTGCCTTAATTCCTAACGAACCGTTGCCGAAGTTCCCCTTCCAACAATGCAACAACTTCTGCAAAGCAACGTGAAAAACACATCCCTCCCCCACCCCGAAAGCACTTTGTCACAAACATACAGTCAAATTGCAAAATGTCACACAAGGAATCTCTGTTTCAGACCCCTATAGTTTTGGTAGCGTTTCATAGACGCTGCCCAATTCAGTTGTGTATAGAATTCTTAGAGGAATTGTGGCATTAAGTTTCGTATGATTCTCTAGATCGTAGCTTCAAGTAAACTTTCTCACAAAAAGTAGCACCTTGCACAGTCCCTGTCTCGAACGACATGTTATAAGTGGCAGAGAGCCAGTCTAGTCTCCCGTCAGATGACAACCCTGCGTATAGTGGAAAATCAATTACACAGTCTACTGTAAGAGCTTTAATTATGTAGAAGAAATCGTACAAGAATTTTGTTGTACAAATTGGCCGCCATGATGCTAAAATGGGCCTTTTCCTCTGTCTTCGATTTTTTTTGAGTGTCGTTCTTTGTTTACTACCCCCCTCGTAACTTTCTTGAGCAAGCACTTTTTATCATCTTTCTTTTGTCAGAATTTTTCATTCTAACCTTTTCCGTGATCTCTAGTGACCAGTTAGACGTTCACTGAGCATatggtagtacatgtatctatattaTGGTAATGTTGTTGACGAATCGGCTGCTATGATTAATGTTGTGTTCTAAGCGTGTCAAACCTGAAACAAAATGGTGTCAAACAAGCAATATTCAGATGTTCAAATATGTATAAAACTTGACTTctaaaaaggtcaaggtcgccTTGTTGACATTCAggaaatttgatttgttggtcgATGCATGTGTGTGACTGTTTACGTCATAGATTATTGACATGCATATTAATGATTGATACATATTTACGACCACCCCAGTACAACACATACTTGAAACCTTGCCATTTACAACTGTCAACATCACACTCTTATTTAACAATACACAAGCCCCTTTGATCTATATTTATGAAGGCTACAACTCTCTTTTATAACTGATTCAGACTTATAATTTTTACACTTACGGATTCTATAAACAGATTGATTAAGTTAACATTAACACACGGTAGCCATACCTTTCTTTGTGTCAACATACGTGCGGAAATAATTGTAACGTCACTGCTTTTTTCAAACCTTTCATCGACAACGTAATTACTTTTCAATGGACTTTGTACAATACCATACACCGTGATGGGGGCATAACAAAGGCTATAGGGAACAGGTGGTCTTGAGAATGAGGTAAACATGTGGTGGCCCTGACCACTCTTTTAACATTGAGTCAGGAACGAATCCTTTAATGACGCGTGGTGATACAGTGGTTTTAAGTGGAAAGCTTCGGTGACCTTTACCAGCGAATACCTGTCCGGTTTGGTGCAATAACACCCCGGttacgtgcacacacacaacgTAGTCACGTCAGATATGGACGGACACACCTCTAACTCAAACAATGCGGAGGTGGGCTTATGTTGACCAACGTCAAGCATGTGTCCACTGCGCTATTATATCAGACTAGCCAAGGACGTTGCCTCTCTTTAGAGCTACATAGTCCGTGTGTTTGGGTGTTCTCTCGCTTCGTGATTATGGCGTTTAAACGCCCAAAAGAAGTATTTTACGTATGTACGCACAAGTAAACAATTGTAGCTGTAAAACACAAAGATATCCACGCCTACCAAGAAAGAGAACCTCCTTGCACTAACAGAATAAATTGTACGACAGTCAAAACTCTCAAGTGTGGCCATATTGTGACAGTGCGACAACGTCTAGTTTTTCTGCTCCAGCGCCCTTAATCTAATGGCTTGTACACAATTACTTAAACCATGGCCATTGCATGTTCGCCTTTGTATACCTGTCAATACATATTGCCTAAGTGTTAAAACATAAAGTGACATCTTTCATTGTGCTGACTTTGAATGCATCATCTTAGATCTTTACTACCTTCTTAAAGGAAATGGACAAAATGACAGACGTAAAACTACCCGTAAAATACGCTCCATTTTAAACAGACACGCCTACAAACTGGCGAGTGTTAAACACGGCTGTTAAGCACTCACAGGTACTGTCTTTAAATCTAACTTGTGTGACGAGTTCGCAAAGTCAGTAGCTCGTAGTACACTGTTATTAGTGTATAGTACAAAGGTAATTATACACATTTCGTGTAGCCTACCGGTTTGGGGGTACCGCACGGTTGCGACGTTGTCTCTTTCTTGCTTCGGAGGTGAGGTCACAGTCGTACACTGAACTGGTGTCCCGACCACTGGACTGCCCTGATACCACGACCTCTGTGAACTCTCCCTGCCACACCCACCTCGGAGTTTGTCGACTTTTTataacctgtcaatcaatcacgTATCCATGGCAACGTCGTCATAAGGGGGACACCGTTAAAATGTGACGACAGTGTCAATATGTAGATAGCAAATATACGCTGGCCTGTCTCCAGTGTGTTCTTTGGGTTCTATCGCTTTGGCAACGTTTTTATGCGTTGCTGCGTTCAAATACCGCATGTTCTGTTTAGGTGCATTAAACTAATTTAACGCAAGACTGCACTATGCAACTGGAAAGAACAATTTCAAAAAGAACGTTTTGGCGGAAGTTCAAAAAAGTCCTAGAGCATATTAAGAAAAAAAGTATCAAACGAAGCGGTGTTTTTCTAATTACGGAAATAATTAGAGCATCGCTTTAATTTATGTGATATTCCTTCCGTaacacaaaatgaaataaatatggAGCCTTGAACCAAATTTAAACATCTATACAGCTTTATTTTGAGggattttacattttgtttacTATCCGAAATCATCAATTATTGCAGAAACCTTTATAGTTCCTATATCATTTTCAAATTCGATACATTGTTTCTATAGGGAAGGTACCCATTTCCAATATGACGGTTACAGTGCCATTTCATGACCTGGCGTGCCGGCAAATACGAAGGTTCTACAGCCTCACCCATGTagcaacatgtatttgataAGGTTCGAGGTCGCTTGATAAATGGGTTAGTACGAAATTCTCCATGTCCATGTGAAAACCGTTGTAAGCCTTAGGAGAGCATGAGTGAATGTATGTTTGGCGAGACTGTATTGAACCCACTAGATGGCTTTCTAACATGTTTAGCTATAGTATAGACTTTTCGTTTTGGAGGGGGACTAAACTGTCAGTGTGTTATTATTACTATAGGTACCCGTAGGTCCTAACGGTTTCTGAAGACTATAACATATTTTACAGTTCTTTAGCAAGCCATTGTTTTATTGTATTTGGTCAGGGCTTTGgctaaactgaaaaaaaaaacagaggcTTTGTCAAATTTACCATTTTAGAGCAATTCAATGAAAAAAGATAACGACGGCTATTCTTATTCTGAGGAGCAACTGTCGACCATAAAGAGATCATTTAGCGACATCTAGCGACGTAGTCTTGATCTGCAGGTTGTCGTCGGACACGTCGGTTATCTACAGTTGCCTGTTCGTCTTTGTATACCTGTCAATACATATTGCCTAGGTGTTAAAACGTTAAGTGACATCTTTCATTGTGCTGACTTTGAATGTATagtacaccaaaaaagcaattactcaaacaactggatatgattttccagttgtttgagtaattgcttttttggtgtatcttattacctggatgtctaatcttcatcgacgttgAATGTATAGTCTTAGAACTTTACAACCTTCTTAAAGGAAATGGACAAAATCAAAGACGTAAAACTATCCGTAAAATATGCTCAGCTTTCTtaaatatttacaaagaaattaGCAAACGGAATTCTTCAATGTACCGGAAACCCAGCTAACGATGACCTTGATCAACCCCTTGACAGCGAGAGCAGGACGTTCAAGGTCAAGTGTCATGACAGGTGCCtgcggtggggaggggggctttatcTGTTTACTTCTTCTTCGACTGTTTTCAACTTTGTCTTCATTCTTTGTTCGGCGTGTATCGACGTGACATTTAGATAAAACGGTTTTAAAGCCTTGCAAAATGAAGATCTTACGTTTAGCTTACATGACATGTCAGCGTCTTatccaaaaattttcaagaGAAAGCTTAGATCTATGACACGAGTTTTAAACATTTACAAACACAGGTATAACTAGTCCGCTTCGCTTATACATGGACTACGTAGCTACGTAGctacgtttttttttcaaatattcttGAACATTCCTTAAAAGATAGCGAGGCAGGTGGGGTTGTTCCATTCTCTGTGGCCCTGACCAAATTCTTCTCGTTACAGAAATATAATGCATCTCCATCTATTCTTTTACCAACAGTACAGGATAAATGTAGCCTTACAAATGTATGCTGTTGAGCTCGTCACTTTGGGGCTGATTTTTTTGACTAGCCAAGTGAAAACAGGAAAGGATGGTTATATATAGGCAAAGGTAGTCCCATGCCCTTTTTGCGGCCGGACGGGCATGCAGTGGATGGTCTTGGATACGGAGAGCGGGGCCCAGCTTCCACAGTGCATTTTACCTCGTCAACCGATGTCAGGTAACGTTACCTATTTACGCCTTGGGTTACTCTTCACACAGAGGactgggtccggctggtttttgacgtgtttttaggcgttttcgtcgggctttctactttgtcaagtTTTTTGTGGATTGGTgagaccaaaaaaaacaaacatcacaaagtagaaagcccgacaaaacgcctaaaacacgtcaaaaaccagccggacccactcctctgcttggagtgtaccttgggtgaggaaagtcgcaTACTGAAGTGTATTTGCTAAGGACACATATACAACGTCTGTCGGTCTGGCACTAGTGCGTCTAGAAATCAAACCGGCGACATCCTAGTCGATGTCACATTGCgttaatctccaatcagatctacacggtgccaaaatcgtctacgctagccagagaagctcgaGTCAGCTAGAGAcgcctgactggaccttctctggctgactggagcttctctgctTAGCTTATacaattttggcaccgtgtagatctgctgtAGATTTACACATTACGTCTGGTCTAGTGGTTCAGTGCAGTTGATTGACTTTTAATATCAGAGTCTGTGTGGGACGGATTCGGACGTTTATTCTCACCACACGATACACAGAAGGGGGTGCGGTTAATAAGAACCTTGACCGCAAAACGGTTGATGTCCTAATTTGCCCCGAACTCGAGGTTCaaggactttaaacaaaaaAGACAGCAGGTACAACACGCGATGTTTTGGGTTAGATGGGGACGACAATTTTCCCCTAAAACttaacctggaatccagactgttcccagggcctacacaggctaGCTCTACGGCACCAGAACAAAGATGCCCCGAGGAAAGTTTGTCTGAACCCCCCTGAGCAATATGATGAGTTGTTTTCAGGCAGGCAAAAATCCCCGGGGTGGGGTTAGTTTGCCAGGCGGGGGTAGAAGCTTACGGTACCGTGGAAACTCAGCTTGCAGCCATGAGAGTGGCCTTCTATACACCTAAACACAGGTGAGTTCATTCAGGGACAACGATCGCATTTTGAGCTAACAGTCTTTTGTACCTGAGAGTGAAAGCATAACAAATTGGTCGTTAAACAACAAATATCAATGTCGAACAAACGTGAACGGAATActtcatgtacataatgtagtaGGGAAGCTATTCAAAAGGCGAGGCTACACCAGTCGTACGATTCTTTTCTTTGTGTGTGGTAGGATATTCAGTGAGATTACACAGAACTAATCGTGGACAAAGGATCTTCGGGAACATTTTCCGTCACAAAAGAGCTGCATTTTGTACGACAAATCAACGACTTTCCCAAGAAAGCCTTAGTCGTCTGTCGTGAACATGTCGTTCGATCGACGAATGTGACTGTGCCCTATAAAAACGTCAGCCTGCGCCTGTCTTACTTTTCTTATGTCGCTGTGCAGTTGGAAAGTGGAAAATCGGGAGATGCTAATGAACAGTtatttctaaaaactgaaaatcATGTGTTTCagaaatacatatttttgtcagaaaaagtATACTATGTTGTGCAGCGTTCTGGATAAGTCCCGCtccagacctacatgtattaacgttagtacatgtagatctgagGATTCGCgaaaaaaaatatgaagatCTGAAACTCTACTTTTCTCGCGACAAAATGGCTTTCAAAGTAAGATGCGAGAAAATTTGGTGGATGTGGAGGATGGAGAAGTGGAGGATGGAGAAATATGTCAGGCTAGTAAGAAAGTCAATGCCTTTACTCTCACGATGGTAAACAAAGCCCATTGTTCGGGATGGGCGAGTCAAGAGTTCAGGGAGGCAGGCATGAGAGGTTCAAACTTGACGGGTCATGTCTGTGGAACCCACGATgtcacatctagctgcaagaaTTGTTCAAAACTATCTAGCGATTTTacccctacagtacttggtggcaacaagttccCGTCTAAGATAGTTCAAGGGAAGAACGAATTTTTGATAACGACACTCGATACTgtgttgataactctggtacatttgtacttgaagGCACGATTATTTCTTGTTCGTTTCTGAGCTGATATCAGCTACCAGCTATAATTGTGTCACCAATTTATCAGACATTTTGTAAATCATGCATAGgacattttcttctgttttgtaGTGGCatccactgtagatctgttttcattttggtgacactagcaccacTGTCGTAGTTGTTCGTACAGGtggcctactctccaagcagaggttggtggggaagattgtgacattcttatactatgccccgttttttgtccgaaCTCGTCAACAACtcggacagaaaacggggcatatgataagaagatcacaatcttccccaccaacctctgcttggagagtacaggtGACCTATAACTATGGATCTATACTCTAACGTCATTAAAGAGTAATCTTCGGCGTataaatgtttgtatttgttgagATAGGTTGTTTACCAAGCAAGAGAAATCACGTaatatagatttttttattgaattcTACGAAAGCCTAGTCCGCTGAAATTGGGCACAAACAAGGAGAAACGTCCTTGGTACAAATGATCAGTTTGACCACCCAAGAAGGGAACGTATTACAGTAGAATCCTCTTATTTtcataactgatttgtcagtgtattctatgcaataataaggagtagtccattaaccaTAGGGGGCAAAATGAGCGGCActgagggggggagggggttgtggtggttactaggatggcacttgaaggaaacacacactTTCTGTCAAATTCACTGACTCCCACGTTATACAAAATTTAACATATTGAATGaataagcatatcatcagtgTACAAGACTGACGTGACTGACAATAACGTAGACGCCAGGTGTCATCGTATTTGTAAGGACGATGCACCCGGGTATAAGCATTAAAAGTTTAAAGCACATATCTTAAGTTATGATGTTTTCTTTCTCGAGTACTAAGATTATCTAAAACTACACGTACCGATCGTGAAAGTTTATGAGGTTTCCAGAGTATAGAATGAAGgcagaaaatagaaatatatattCTTCATAAAAACCTACTTCAAGGATTAGTTATATCATAAGATATTCACTATTATTCATGTCCATCGTTTTTCGAAGctcatgttttttgttgtcacCACAGTGGCTTGGGACACTAATTAGTATAACAATATTAATGTGCCTTTGAAAAAAGTAACGACTCCTTCTTTAAAGACTTCTCGCTCATCTATTTTATAGACTACTTGTGTTTCCAGTTTGTTTTGGTCTGATATGGTACACTTAAGCAAATGTCAACAAAGCCACGCGAGGCGTAATTAATGGTACGGCCTGTAATTACTGCCACTTAACATTCTTCCTGGCTTGTAATTAAATTTACATACCATTAAGATGCTTCATTTTGTTTCCGGAGTGATGTGAGCGCCGCTTCCTCTAGCACTCTGAATGACCACTAAGTTTCCACAGTATGATGTTTACATGGTGAACGGAGTTGTGGTCACTCCTTATCTATGTTGTGCTTCTTAAGGCGTGGTTGTTGGCCTGGCGCCTCTTACGAGACAACAACGTCTTCACAATCTGTTGAGGCACTTTATCTCATTTCCTCATGTCCTCATAAGACACTGTAGATAGGACTAGTTGTGCATTTCCTCCTTGTGGATGTCACAtacaggggggggggtcctCAGATGATCCCGAAGTACAGTGTAGTTGATGTTGATTTAACAGAACTTCatatagattccaaacccggccttTTAGtttattgtaatggaaaataccgtacAACGGATGCTTGCATGTGTCAGTAACTAAGCCGAGATGAGTCAAGGCAACAAGCAAAGCAACAATGCATGGGTCTTGAACCAAATTCGCTGCGTCCATGTGGGCCATGCTTGCATGGTCATGACTTTTGCATAGCCATGCAGCAGCCAATGCCATGCTTGCATTATGCTGTATTGTGGTACGGTGTATGCGAGCATGGCAATGCATGCATCTTGAACATGGCCATGCTTGCATTGTAGTGCATTGTGGTGTATGCAAGCATGCTGGATGTCAcgtccagggggggggggtgggggtgtccTCAGATGATCCCGAAGCACTGTAGTTGATGTTGGTGGGGAGTGCGGTCACGACCTTCGCCACCAACCTCTGCCTGGAATCCAGTCTTGCTAGCGTCAGTCCGCTTCGCGGTTGGCGGGGTAGACACCGTTGGAAACGGACTAAACATAAATCATAAAGCAAAAAAGAATGGGTTCTAGAGGTGAGGTCGATATTAAAGCATTGTGGCttgtcccatttccaatccggggcccggccgggctgtttacgagaacgaaaaataaaataaaaaatgcatatcaagaaaatacacaacatatgggtaggagtaatttttttcaagttttgtgtcttttcttgtcttttatatcatatttttcgtccccacaagctgcccggccgggccccgaattggaaatgggaccgaagcaaaAAGTCGGCAGGGTCATGTGATTTTCGAAACTgcaaatattcctttttttcatgcattttgaaaaaaacGTACTGTGACGTTACAATCGAACCATCGTCAGATGTAGTTCTAAATTCtctgaaattaaaaaaacaaagtttttacTTAAAGTTCTACCTCTTGAAACGTCATTGTCGATATGTGATAAATGCGTAAGTGTGTAAGTTTGTATAAGAGTATGACTATTCCCCAAGCATTGGTCAACATAGCAAGGGAAAACAATCATATTTCTCTGTCACTATTTCATTCCACACCTTGATAGAATTTTATAAACTTTCGAACCACACAGTCAAAGAACTTACAAGACACATGTTATGGACATAAACGTAGCTTTATTTGATTAAGGAAACCGTTGGCAATAGAGGTTGTTGTTCATTGTTGTTGCCATACGGATCAAGTACGAAAGTGCAAAGTACTATATACTacgccttcttcttctttcgtgGATTACTTAGAAGATTTGGCTAATCCAGCTTGCTTAAGCACATGCGTTAGGCAAAAAAGTAGCAAATAACATATGTAATAACTGCTCTACTGTCTTGCTATGTGACACCACATCACACAAatgtgtattgtatttttttctttaaggtAACAGTAGAACAGTTTCATACATTTTGCTGCGGTGCTTTTCGTTCAGCCTTGCAGGTTCAGCGTTACATTTATCGCGACTTCCTCTAAGTAAGTCTCCACCGACCGCGGACTCTATGGGATGGCTAATGTTAAccaaggatataatgtccttgtgttAACTAGAGATACCCAGCAGTATACAAGTAGTGTTACAGGTAATTGCATTATATGTATTGTAGTGAGGTTGTTGTAAAAATGGACAAGAGGCTAGCCAAGTTTCAACTTACGTTTACAGAAGTGTCAATGTTAAACGCTAGTCGAAGACAGCTAGGGAGGATACTAGGCTATGTACGCCATCCCAAGAAGTCTGATATGGAGACTACTGCAGTTGTTCGCGAAGTTTCTCTGGAGTTGTTTTCTCTATTTTTCAGCCTGCACGTTGGCGCCGAAGTCTCCCTGCATGTTGCCGGCCGGGTTGTAGTTGCACACCGCCACAGACATGCCCTTCCCGTCCTTAGCCACGCCCACTCCGAGCTCCTTAGTCCCCTTCCACACGACCTGGGAGAAGTGGCCTGCAGTAGATAAAGTAAAGCGGTCAAAACTcgctcagactgaggacgaggCATGGCGCTTGCTTCGCTAGCTAGTAGTAGTCTCTACCGGACTACCCTACGCCGGCTATGgggggaatatttgccagggtttcacttgcaggattgcagattggaccatctctccgtagccgactccctttatagcatactattcactctatttggccaatttctattattttcccagcgatccgcggagcctcgTAGAGGCTAAGCTTGTTGTGCAGCGCAGCTTTGCTACAGTATTTAGCCAAGCGCACATATCACCCCTACTTTTCTTGATAAgttttttaacttttttttgacGCTTGAAGTTTTGGTTATTTTGAcgctaacgttaacgtttgaGGCTCACGCCTGAAGGTCCAAGAGCTTAATTGTAAGTCAACTCGTACTCTGGACACCAACTCATGGACACTccagtgtcgggcgaccccgacggacctacatagaccaaatGCAACTTGCTGGAGACGTAGAGCACTTATTGGCGGACCATAGCGACTGGAGAGAGAGGGTCGACCAAGTCCgagcaacccgcccgacatgatgatgattgtaagctactagtatgtttggacaaataaagaaaatgctcCTGACCTGCGCTAGGCTGGAAGTTGCCGCTCTTGTCTCCGAAGTCGTACTTCTCCAGCTCGCTGTACCACTGCTGCACGAACGAACGGGCTGGGAGGGACGGAAATAGAACGTTCAGCGATTGGTCAACTGCTAAATGTTATTAGAGAATCATCAGTTCTACGTACCCAGTCAAACTTGAGGTGTCAGGCAAAGATGAGCAGCGGTTAAAAAAGCTTAAAACAAAGTAGACCCGTGCGTTGTTCAGCTATCTGGCAATTCGAAAGCCTTTTTTAAAATATCGTttgtctgaagaaaaaaaagagcaCCCTTTTCTTAGTGGCACCACAATAACTTCTAGCCAATCGGATGCCTCCGTTACCTTTGATTGGCAGCTACGACAGACGAGTATTATACAGACGTTACCTGGCACATCAGCGCCTCCAGAGCTCCACTGCATGGCGATGTTCTCCCCATACCCGCCCCGGCCCCCTGGCTGTGCCAAACTTCTAGCCAATCGGATGCCCCCGTTAcctttgattgacagctacgACAGACGAGTAGTATACAGACGTTTACCTGGCACGTCAGCGCCTCCAGAGCTCCATTGCATGGCGATGTTCTCCCCATACCCGCTCCCCTCGCTGTGCTCGAAGTTGCCGGTGCTGGCTAGGTGGTCGGCCCACTTCTGGGCGTGCGCCGTCAACTTGTCGCTCAGCTTCAGCGGAGGGGCGCCGTGCTTGGCGCGCAGCTCGTTGTGAGCCGTCAGACAATTCTTGGCGAACTCCGTCATCTAGAGAGCCAAATTACTGTGGTTTTACTCACTTATATCCGTGATAAATACACAAAGATTAACTGACCTGCCAACGTCTGAAACGTATCAATTTCGTTACAATCAATTTagagattgtatgtatgtatgaatggtttattattgtcGTTCCATGACACAACATACAAAGGCAGCCTATTGGCTGAACTGAAGTATGTCTTACAATCAGTTTAAAAGCGAACAGATATACATACAATAAAACATCACATACCTTAATTAACAAGACTCAATTTAAAATATATACTTACTAAGTGCTTATCTGTGgtgctttgttattgagaaAGTCAACCAGGTACGGTAGTGTAGTCTCTCTATATCTACCGgttctacatttgaattgcGTTAACTGGTATTTAGAACTTAGgttcttgccatggagactcacACGGTTTGGAGGCAACCAATTGGAGAACGTCGTGGAGCTTAACAAGGAGGTAGCAAACTTTGCACATAGTTCGTGTCGTCTGTTGCATAGAGATGGCAGTGACAATTGATTCGGTGACATGCTGTAGCTAACAAAGTCAGGGCCGAGAATTATACGACAAGCTCTTCTTTGTACATTCTCAATCGCTCGAGATTGGACATTAGTAATACCTGGGTGCCACACAGGGCATGCATATTCCAGAGTTGGCCGTATAAAGCCAACGAAGACTAGTGTCAAGTCTGTAGTGTCAAGGTATCGTAATCAATGATTGGTTGCATGCGAAAAGGGCgatagaaaaacaacatgacatATTCAAATGTTACCACCAGGGTTTTTTCCAGTACAGCCTACAGGGTGTAAAATACTAATGGTACTCAGAAAATGTAATTCTTGATCATGACCTTTCTACAGGggtaacttacatgtattatgctTTCAATCAAAGAAACAACTCAAAAAGTTTTAGAAATATATAACATTACATCCTTGAGTTACTTTGCTGTGAAGCTATTCGTATCAATGTGTTAA
Protein-coding regions in this window:
- the LOC136441743 gene encoding Golgi-associated plant pathogenesis-related protein 1-like, which produces MTEFAKNCLTAHNELRAKHGAPPLKLSDKLTAHAQKWADHLASTGNFEHSEGSGYGENIAMQWSSGGADVPARSFVQQWYSELEKYDFGDKSGNFQPSAGHFSQVVWKGTKELGVGVAKDGKGMSVAVCNYNPAGNMQGDFGANVQAEK